ACAATCATGCCAAATAATATTCAATAATTACGAATATAGCTGAATTTTTTTTCAGACTCAAAATAAAGATTACTGAAAATCAATAGATTGAGATGTTACTTTCGTTATGGTACAGGGTCATAACCCGAACCACCCCAAGGATGGCAACTAAAAATACGTTTTATGGCTAACCATCCACCTTTTAACAAGCCATGTTTTTGTAAGGCTTCTTTGGTGTATTGTGAACAAGTTGGTGAATATCTACAGCTTGCTGGTGTTAGTGGTGATATCAATGTTTGGTACACTTTTATCAGCAGTAAAAACGGTGCAATGAGTAGTTTTTTCATTGAAGTTTATTTGTGTGTTGTTTAGTTGTTAAGTCGAAATCGACCAAATGCAAACGACTTTACGACAAACTAAAAGTAGTACCTTCTTTTCCATCCTTTAGTTGAATACCAGCTTCAGCCAGTTCATCGCGAATTTTATCTGATAAAGCAAAATCTTTATTAGCTCTAGCATCTTGTCTTAACCTAATTAAAATATCAACAGCGCCCGATAATTTATCGGTTCCTGCATCTTTTTTAGTGACGTTTTCAAGACCTAGAATATCAAAAGTGAAAATGTTTATGGTATCTTTTAAAAGTGATAAATCTTCGGTGGTTAATGTTGCAATACCTTCTTTTATTTGATTGATATATTTAACGGCTTCAAATAAATTGGCGATTAAAATAGGTGTATTAAAATCATCATTCATAGCATTGTAGCATGATTGCTTCCATGCTTTTACGTCTATAGATGAGGTTTCAGAAGGTTTTAAATCATTTAATAAATTGATAGCATCCATTAATCTGTAAAAACCTTTTTCACTGGCCAGTAAGCCAGCATTGGTTAAATCAAGAACACTTCTGTAATGTGCTTGCGTTATAAAAAAACGAATCACACTTGGTGCAAATGCTTTACTGAAGAATTCGTTATTTCCAGACAGTAATTCATCAGGGTTTACGGTG
The genomic region above belongs to Mariniflexile litorale and contains:
- the yidD gene encoding membrane protein insertion efficiency factor YidD translates to MKKLLIAPFLLLIKVYQTLISPLTPASCRYSPTCSQYTKEALQKHGLLKGGWLAIKRIFSCHPWGGSGYDPVP